A single window of Triplophysa dalaica isolate WHDGS20190420 chromosome 14, ASM1584641v1, whole genome shotgun sequence DNA harbors:
- the golim4a gene encoding Golgi integral membrane protein 4a isoform X2, whose translation MRNLAAVSAPKGKEGTIPRKLSVDSRRTAIMGNGVCSRKQKKIFQSLLLVTVVFGMIYGGMVSYEMHKQLTRTEALALKYQQHQESLSAQLQVVYEHRSRLEKSLQKERLDHKKAKEDFLVHKLEAQQSLNKDKQDASVRFNSLHSQHQILKNQHDDLKKQYYELQERHQLQGDEHNRAVDEHKQKLDELHQIKQAEVSKLQENVYNLREENKQLRKAHQDIYVQLQDNRQQHKNLKSSHDQLVLTLEDHKSALAAAQVQVNEYKELKETLNKMPSMKQTAAQPQQHGDARTVQPMQNRAPAHTEEQLQETDRQSHHKDEDGDVGGAEERRRELAEEEMEQAGQPQKLDEEDFDLAHNEVEEPLANQPDENAVEREKRAQEVAPEEAQVQHAQVERVKSAYEQQQEQQRLAAQLADERRQLHLRQEALQRQQLQQQKEREERLHLQRKREEQQNREADLKEQQFQQEMLRKRAHYESMDADVVQGEEDARITEEKERTKHQEEPKRGGEEHVLQEDIKHPVEADVDPENDPNNQGEDEFEEAEQQQHGEAEEEEEPVPVGHPDMHLPNKNEHQHAEEQLVIAGNPDQQEDNLDEQYQEEGDDEAQDEMMENQKREAGREEGGDPYNEENGEQEDARHQDAMKKDKRPAQDEENYEEEEEEEQGNADQAANGRAEM comes from the exons atgaggAATCTCGCAGCTGTCTCGGCACCGAAGGGTAAGGAGGGAACCATTCCCAGGAAACTTTCTGTGGACTCCAGGAGGACGGCGATCATGGGCAACGGCGTGTGCTCCAGGAAGCAGAAGAAGATTTTCCAGTCGCTCTTACTGGTCACGGTGGTTTTCGGGATGATTTATGGTGGGATGGTGTCTTACGAGATGCACAAACAGCTGACCAGGACAGAGGCTCTGGCATTAAAATACCAGCAGCACCAGGAGTCTCTCTCAGCTCAActtcaag TTGTTTACGAGCATCGCTCCAGGTTGGAGAAATCTCTTCAGAAAGAGCGTCTGGATCATAAAAAAGCTAAAGAAG ATTTTCTTGTACACAAACTAGAAGCCCAACAGTCTCTCAACAAAGACAAG caAGATGCCAGCGTCAGGTTTAACTCTCTGCATTCTCAGCACCAGATATTAAAG AATCAACATGATGATCTTAAAAAACAGTATTATGAACTACAAGAGCGACATCAGCTACAAGGAGACGAACACAACAGGGCTGTAgatgaacacaaacagaaactAGATGAACTTCATCAGATCAAACAGGCTGAGGTTTCTAAACTCCAAG aGAATGTTTATAACCTGCGTGAGGAGAACAAGCAGTTGAGAAAAGCTCATCAGGACATCTATGTCCAGCTTCAGGATAATAGG CAACAGCACAAGAACTTGAAATCGTCCCACGACCAGCTTGTGTTGACCCTGGAGGACCACAAGAGTGCGCTAGCAGCAgcccag GTTCAGGTGAATGAATATAAAGAGCTGAAGGAGACTCTGAATAAGATGCCCAGCATGAAACAGACTGCGGCTCAACCTCAGCAACATGGGGATGCTCGAACTGTGCAGCCGATGCAGAACAGAGCACCTGCTCACACCGAAGAGCAGCTCCAGGAAACCGATCGACAG TCGCACCACAAGGATGAGGATGGAGACGTGGGAGGAGCAGAAGAGCGGAGGAGAGAGCTCGCGGAGGAGGAGATGGAGCAGGCGGGGCAGCCTCAGAAACTGGATGAGGAGGACTTTGATCTAGCCCATAATGAGGTGGAGGAGCCTCTGGCCAACCAACCAGATGAGAACgcagtagagagagagaaacgcgCTCAAGAG GTGGCGCCAGAAGAGGCTCAGGTGCAGCATGCGCAGGTGGAGCGGGTGAAATCTGCTTATGAACAGCAGCAGGAGCAGCAGCGTCTGGCTGCGCAGCTGGCAGACGAGCGCAGACAGCTGCATCTGCGTCAGGAGGCTCTGCAGAGACAGCAGTTACAacagcagaaagagagagaggagcgaCTGCAtctgcagagaaagagagaggaacaACAGAACAGAGAAGCTGACCTTAAAGAACAACAATTCCAACAAGAGATGCTCAG GAAGAGGGCACATTATGAGAGCATGGATGCTGATGTTGTCCAAGGAGAGGAAGACGCACGTATCACAGAGGAGAAAG AGAGGACCAAACATCAAGAAGAACCCAAGCGTGGTGGAGAGGAGCATGTTCTCCAGGAGGATATAAAG CACCCTGTAGAAGCAGATGTTGACCCTGAGAATGACCCTAACAATCAGGGCGAGGATGAGTTCGAGGAGGCGGAACAGCAGCAGCATGGTGAGgcagaagaggaggaagagccGGTACCCGTGGGACACCCTGACATGCACCTGCCCAATAAGAATGAACACCAGCACGCTGAGGAACAGCTGGTG ATTGCTGGAAACCCGGACCAGCAGGAGGACAATCTGGATGAGCAGTACCAGGAGGAGGGAGATGATGAG GCTCAGGACGAGATGATGGAAAACCAGAAGCGCGAGGCGGGGAGAGAGGAAGGGGGAGACCCCTATAATGAGGAGAATGGAGAACAG
- the golim4a gene encoding Golgi integral membrane protein 4a isoform X3, which translates to MRNLAAVSAPKGKEGTIPRKLSVDSRRTAIMGNGVCSRKQKKIFQSLLLVTVVFGMIYGGMVSYEMHKQLTRTEALALKYQQHQESLSAQLQVVYEHRSRLEKSLQKERLDHKKAKEDFLVHKLEAQQSLNKDKQDASVRFNSLHSQHQILKNQHDDLKKQYYELQERHQLQGDEHNRAVDEHKQKLDELHQIKQAEVSKLQENVYNLREENKQLRKAHQDIYVQLQDNRQQHKNLKSSHDQLVLTLEDHKSALAAAQVQVNEYKELKETLNKMPSMKQTAAQPQQHGDARTVQPMQNRAPAHTEEQLQETDRQSHHKDEDGDVGGAEERRRELAEEEMEQAGQPQKLDEEDFDLAHNEVEEPLANQPDENAVEREKRAQESHPQVAPEEAQVQHAQVERVKSAYEQQQEQQRLAAQLADERRQLHLRQEALQRQQLQQQKEREERLHLQRKREEQQNREADLKEQQFQQEMLRKRAHYESMDADVVQGEEDARITEEKERTKHQEEPKRGGEEHVLQEDIKGEDEFEEAEQQQHGEAEEEEEPVPVGHPDMHLPNKNEHQHAEEQLVIAGNPDQQEDNLDEQYQEEGDDEAQDEMMENQKREAGREEGGDPYNEENGEQEDARHQDAMKKDKRPAQDEENYEEEEEEEQGNADQAANGRAEM; encoded by the exons atgaggAATCTCGCAGCTGTCTCGGCACCGAAGGGTAAGGAGGGAACCATTCCCAGGAAACTTTCTGTGGACTCCAGGAGGACGGCGATCATGGGCAACGGCGTGTGCTCCAGGAAGCAGAAGAAGATTTTCCAGTCGCTCTTACTGGTCACGGTGGTTTTCGGGATGATTTATGGTGGGATGGTGTCTTACGAGATGCACAAACAGCTGACCAGGACAGAGGCTCTGGCATTAAAATACCAGCAGCACCAGGAGTCTCTCTCAGCTCAActtcaag TTGTTTACGAGCATCGCTCCAGGTTGGAGAAATCTCTTCAGAAAGAGCGTCTGGATCATAAAAAAGCTAAAGAAG ATTTTCTTGTACACAAACTAGAAGCCCAACAGTCTCTCAACAAAGACAAG caAGATGCCAGCGTCAGGTTTAACTCTCTGCATTCTCAGCACCAGATATTAAAG AATCAACATGATGATCTTAAAAAACAGTATTATGAACTACAAGAGCGACATCAGCTACAAGGAGACGAACACAACAGGGCTGTAgatgaacacaaacagaaactAGATGAACTTCATCAGATCAAACAGGCTGAGGTTTCTAAACTCCAAG aGAATGTTTATAACCTGCGTGAGGAGAACAAGCAGTTGAGAAAAGCTCATCAGGACATCTATGTCCAGCTTCAGGATAATAGG CAACAGCACAAGAACTTGAAATCGTCCCACGACCAGCTTGTGTTGACCCTGGAGGACCACAAGAGTGCGCTAGCAGCAgcccag GTTCAGGTGAATGAATATAAAGAGCTGAAGGAGACTCTGAATAAGATGCCCAGCATGAAACAGACTGCGGCTCAACCTCAGCAACATGGGGATGCTCGAACTGTGCAGCCGATGCAGAACAGAGCACCTGCTCACACCGAAGAGCAGCTCCAGGAAACCGATCGACAG TCGCACCACAAGGATGAGGATGGAGACGTGGGAGGAGCAGAAGAGCGGAGGAGAGAGCTCGCGGAGGAGGAGATGGAGCAGGCGGGGCAGCCTCAGAAACTGGATGAGGAGGACTTTGATCTAGCCCATAATGAGGTGGAGGAGCCTCTGGCCAACCAACCAGATGAGAACgcagtagagagagagaaacgcgCTCAAGAG TCTCACCCCCAGGTGGCGCCAGAAGAGGCTCAGGTGCAGCATGCGCAGGTGGAGCGGGTGAAATCTGCTTATGAACAGCAGCAGGAGCAGCAGCGTCTGGCTGCGCAGCTGGCAGACGAGCGCAGACAGCTGCATCTGCGTCAGGAGGCTCTGCAGAGACAGCAGTTACAacagcagaaagagagagaggagcgaCTGCAtctgcagagaaagagagaggaacaACAGAACAGAGAAGCTGACCTTAAAGAACAACAATTCCAACAAGAGATGCTCAG GAAGAGGGCACATTATGAGAGCATGGATGCTGATGTTGTCCAAGGAGAGGAAGACGCACGTATCACAGAGGAGAAAG AGAGGACCAAACATCAAGAAGAACCCAAGCGTGGTGGAGAGGAGCATGTTCTCCAGGAGGATATAAAG GGCGAGGATGAGTTCGAGGAGGCGGAACAGCAGCAGCATGGTGAGgcagaagaggaggaagagccGGTACCCGTGGGACACCCTGACATGCACCTGCCCAATAAGAATGAACACCAGCACGCTGAGGAACAGCTGGTG ATTGCTGGAAACCCGGACCAGCAGGAGGACAATCTGGATGAGCAGTACCAGGAGGAGGGAGATGATGAG GCTCAGGACGAGATGATGGAAAACCAGAAGCGCGAGGCGGGGAGAGAGGAAGGGGGAGACCCCTATAATGAGGAGAATGGAGAACAG
- the golim4a gene encoding Golgi integral membrane protein 4a isoform X1 — translation MRNLAAVSAPKGKEGTIPRKLSVDSRRTAIMGNGVCSRKQKKIFQSLLLVTVVFGMIYGGMVSYEMHKQLTRTEALALKYQQHQESLSAQLQVVYEHRSRLEKSLQKERLDHKKAKEDFLVHKLEAQQSLNKDKQDASVRFNSLHSQHQILKNQHDDLKKQYYELQERHQLQGDEHNRAVDEHKQKLDELHQIKQAEVSKLQENVYNLREENKQLRKAHQDIYVQLQDNRQQHKNLKSSHDQLVLTLEDHKSALAAAQVQVNEYKELKETLNKMPSMKQTAAQPQQHGDARTVQPMQNRAPAHTEEQLQETDRQSHHKDEDGDVGGAEERRRELAEEEMEQAGQPQKLDEEDFDLAHNEVEEPLANQPDENAVEREKRAQESHPQVAPEEAQVQHAQVERVKSAYEQQQEQQRLAAQLADERRQLHLRQEALQRQQLQQQKEREERLHLQRKREEQQNREADLKEQQFQQEMLRKRAHYESMDADVVQGEEDARITEEKERTKHQEEPKRGGEEHVLQEDIKHPVEADVDPENDPNNQGEDEFEEAEQQQHGEAEEEEEPVPVGHPDMHLPNKNEHQHAEEQLVIAGNPDQQEDNLDEQYQEEGDDEAQDEMMENQKREAGREEGGDPYNEENGEQEDARHQDAMKKDKRPAQDEENYEEEEEEEQGNADQAANGRAEM, via the exons atgaggAATCTCGCAGCTGTCTCGGCACCGAAGGGTAAGGAGGGAACCATTCCCAGGAAACTTTCTGTGGACTCCAGGAGGACGGCGATCATGGGCAACGGCGTGTGCTCCAGGAAGCAGAAGAAGATTTTCCAGTCGCTCTTACTGGTCACGGTGGTTTTCGGGATGATTTATGGTGGGATGGTGTCTTACGAGATGCACAAACAGCTGACCAGGACAGAGGCTCTGGCATTAAAATACCAGCAGCACCAGGAGTCTCTCTCAGCTCAActtcaag TTGTTTACGAGCATCGCTCCAGGTTGGAGAAATCTCTTCAGAAAGAGCGTCTGGATCATAAAAAAGCTAAAGAAG ATTTTCTTGTACACAAACTAGAAGCCCAACAGTCTCTCAACAAAGACAAG caAGATGCCAGCGTCAGGTTTAACTCTCTGCATTCTCAGCACCAGATATTAAAG AATCAACATGATGATCTTAAAAAACAGTATTATGAACTACAAGAGCGACATCAGCTACAAGGAGACGAACACAACAGGGCTGTAgatgaacacaaacagaaactAGATGAACTTCATCAGATCAAACAGGCTGAGGTTTCTAAACTCCAAG aGAATGTTTATAACCTGCGTGAGGAGAACAAGCAGTTGAGAAAAGCTCATCAGGACATCTATGTCCAGCTTCAGGATAATAGG CAACAGCACAAGAACTTGAAATCGTCCCACGACCAGCTTGTGTTGACCCTGGAGGACCACAAGAGTGCGCTAGCAGCAgcccag GTTCAGGTGAATGAATATAAAGAGCTGAAGGAGACTCTGAATAAGATGCCCAGCATGAAACAGACTGCGGCTCAACCTCAGCAACATGGGGATGCTCGAACTGTGCAGCCGATGCAGAACAGAGCACCTGCTCACACCGAAGAGCAGCTCCAGGAAACCGATCGACAG TCGCACCACAAGGATGAGGATGGAGACGTGGGAGGAGCAGAAGAGCGGAGGAGAGAGCTCGCGGAGGAGGAGATGGAGCAGGCGGGGCAGCCTCAGAAACTGGATGAGGAGGACTTTGATCTAGCCCATAATGAGGTGGAGGAGCCTCTGGCCAACCAACCAGATGAGAACgcagtagagagagagaaacgcgCTCAAGAG TCTCACCCCCAGGTGGCGCCAGAAGAGGCTCAGGTGCAGCATGCGCAGGTGGAGCGGGTGAAATCTGCTTATGAACAGCAGCAGGAGCAGCAGCGTCTGGCTGCGCAGCTGGCAGACGAGCGCAGACAGCTGCATCTGCGTCAGGAGGCTCTGCAGAGACAGCAGTTACAacagcagaaagagagagaggagcgaCTGCAtctgcagagaaagagagaggaacaACAGAACAGAGAAGCTGACCTTAAAGAACAACAATTCCAACAAGAGATGCTCAG GAAGAGGGCACATTATGAGAGCATGGATGCTGATGTTGTCCAAGGAGAGGAAGACGCACGTATCACAGAGGAGAAAG AGAGGACCAAACATCAAGAAGAACCCAAGCGTGGTGGAGAGGAGCATGTTCTCCAGGAGGATATAAAG CACCCTGTAGAAGCAGATGTTGACCCTGAGAATGACCCTAACAATCAGGGCGAGGATGAGTTCGAGGAGGCGGAACAGCAGCAGCATGGTGAGgcagaagaggaggaagagccGGTACCCGTGGGACACCCTGACATGCACCTGCCCAATAAGAATGAACACCAGCACGCTGAGGAACAGCTGGTG ATTGCTGGAAACCCGGACCAGCAGGAGGACAATCTGGATGAGCAGTACCAGGAGGAGGGAGATGATGAG GCTCAGGACGAGATGATGGAAAACCAGAAGCGCGAGGCGGGGAGAGAGGAAGGGGGAGACCCCTATAATGAGGAGAATGGAGAACAG
- the LOC130436056 gene encoding uncharacterized protein LOC130436056, producing the protein MTFTPGNRYPDGLVEMHFYFRESSRGLCVTHLDWTCENATCGEIIQTGPEVTDEEHLVESLSCQSEVHMIANVSSNAPLILSNSGCCWEDNVHSVGEWSLQAHVDTGRRSDTQSPNRSPVSAAIPFMRIPQNCFQSLHLLAHDPDGDVVRCKSDMSSHHPNVHLDEDSCTLHRTGSLDVGLHVFELMLEDYPVSEITVTNSDGVSSVKDAFNLTVNSNPTALSQVPLQFGVEILAPVQSCVPGVDKPSFLTPSSLQGDVHHAAVGHAHEILLRAKSSGSSIIDFQVSRPFNMSKTLRDEGHGVTVATLTWTPQERDLHRHVPVCFTAETLHSQSEMRCIVVVVARARVLTGEAEVICGSDRISIVVNKASMEGIDQNWLQLRDPTCSLSSNDTHILGTMSLNTCGTTVEDSGDFMVFKNEIDSFETRNAVITRRNQVKIGFSCQYPKLASVSSHYVNHKSDYIFTESSFGTFGYSFEVYTDNSFSSRVDPNLYPVEVKLMETLYMGVEAHSALPKVRLFIESCRATPEDNPYSAVYYDIIKDGCILDETVKVYPGDSMKYDFEIQAFKFTGLFDEVYISCSVILCAEGSPNSRCAQGCLSQSLARRRRDLNQETARHYIIQGPLRVSRETQHAVDASVNGGAVHISTSTGVFAGLFIITIIMLVGLLVYKAKKSRGLDRTHLLSSF; encoded by the exons ATGACTTTCACCCCTGGAAACAGGTATCCAGATGGATTGGTGGAG ATGCACTTTTACTTCAGAGAGTCCAGCAGGGGTCTCTGTGTTACTCATCTCGACTGGACCTGTGAGAACGCAACCTGTGGAGAAATCATCCAAACAGGACCTGAAGTGACAGATGAAGAACACTTGGTTGAGAGTCTATCGTGCCAGTCAGAGGTTCACATGATCGCCAATGTCAGCAGTAATGCTCCCCTCATACTCAG TAACTCGGGTTGCTGCTGGGAAGATAATGTTCATAGTGTCGGTGAATGGTCACTACAAGCTCATGTTGACACTGGACGACGGTCAGACACTCAATCTCCAAACAGATCCCCTGTTTCAGCAGCAATACCCTTCATGAG GATTCCTCAGAATTGTTTCCAGAGTCTGCACCTGCTGGCACACGACCCAGATGGAGATGTTGTGAGATGCAAATCCGACATGAGCAGTCATCACCCAAACGTACATCTGGATGAG GACTCATGTACTCTTCACAGAACCGGTTCATTGGATGTGGGTCTGCATGTGTTCGAGCTCATGCTGGAGGATTATCCCGTTTCAGAAATAACTGTGACCAACAGTGACGGAGTCTCTTCAGTCAAAGATGCTTTTAATCTGACTGTCAACTCCAACCCCACAGCGCTCAGTCAAGTGCCTCTACAGTTTGGAGTAGAAA TTCTCGCACCGGTTCAGAGTTGTGTGCCGGGTGTAGACAAGCCCAGTTTCCTGACACCATCTTCTTTACAAGGAGATGTACATCACGCCGCTGTGGGACACGCTCACGAGATCTTACTCCGAGCCAAAAGCTCAGGCAGCAG CATCATAGATTTTCAGGTCAGCCGGCCCTTCAATATGTCTAAGACCCTGAGAGATGAGGGACACGGAGTTACCGTGGCAACATTGACCTGGACGCCGCAGGAGAGGGATTTGCATCGCCACGTACCTGTGTGTTTCACAGCGGAGACGCTTCACAG TCAGTCGGAGATGAGATGCATCGTCGTGGTCGTGGCAAGAGCGAGGGTTCTGACag gtgaagcagaagtgatctGTGGCAGTGACCGTATCAGCATTGTCGTGAATAAAGCCTCGATGGAGGGAATCGATCAGAACTGGCTTCAGCTGAGAGATCCCACCTGCTCTCTCTCGTCCAACGACACTCACATCCTGGGTACGATGTCACTCAACACCTGCGGCACTACCGTCGAG GACTCAGGAGACTTCATGGTCTTCAAGAACGAGATCGACTCCTTTGAGACACGCAATGCCGTTATCACCAGACGCAACCAAGTCAAGATTGGCTTCTCCTGCCAATATCCCAAACTGGCCAGTGTCTCCAGCCACTACgtcaaccataaatctgactacATCTTCACCGAATCCAGCTTCGGCACATTCGGTTACTCGTTTGAAGTTTACACAGACAACAGCTTCAGTAGTCGAGTGGACCCCAACCTGTATCCAGTGGAGGTTAAACTGATGGAGACGCTATACATGGGCGTTGAAGCTCACTCCGCTCTCCCGAAGGTCAGACTCTTTATCGAGTCGTGCAGGGCCACTCCAGAGGACAACCCGTATAGTGCTGTctattatgacatcatcaaggACGG GTGTATTCTGGACGAAACAGTCAAGGTGTACCCAGGCGATTCCATGAAGTATGATTTTGAGATCCAAGCTTTCAAGTTCACAGGACTGTTCGATGAG GTGTACATCAGCTGCTCTGTGATTCTGTGCGCGGAAGGAAGCCCAAACTCCAGATGTGCCCAGGGCTGTCTCAGCCAATCCCTTGCCAGACGTAGACGAGATTTGAACCAAGAAACAGCCAGACATTACATAATTCAGGGTCCCCTGCGGGTGTCGAGAGAGACTCAGCACGCGGTGGATG ccTCAGTTAATGGAGGTGCTGTGCACATCAGCACAAGCACCGGTGTCTTTGCGGGACTcttcatcatcaccatcattaTGCTGGTGGGGCTGTTGGTGTACAAGGCAAAAAAATCACGAGGACTTGACCGTACACATCTTTTGTCCAGTTTCTGA